Below is a window of Myxococcales bacterium DNA.
GGGTACGTCGTCGCGGAGACCCAGCCGAGCGGAACCCGCGTGATCTCGAGCGGCCCGCTCGTGTCGGGTTCGGCACCCACGCCGGCGCGCTCGGTCGTCGCGCCCGCGGTCCCGCCCTCCGCCGCGCCCGAGCGGGTGCTCACTCCGGCAGATCTCGCTGTCGCTCCCGCTGCCGACGCTGACGCGGCTGCGCCCCTGCCGTTGCCCTCGGACGGAGTCATCACCCCCTTCGAGCTCGGCGTCGAGCCGAGCGGCACCGCGACTCCGCCGGGCGCGCGTCCCAAGAGACGTTGATGGCCGAGACCCCTTACGTTGCGGCCGTCGCCGCCGGGCTCGATCGGCTCGAGCGTGTCCTGATCCGCGTTTGGCAGATCGTGAGCCTGCTCGGGATCGTTGCGGGCCTGATCTACGCCGCGTTCATCTCGCGGCCGCTGGGTTTCGCCTGCGCCACGGGTTCGTCCTTGTTCTTGATCTGGTTCGTGGTCGCGGGACACCTGGCCGACCGCGGTGAGGCTCCGGCGTTCTTGCCGCACCTGAACGCCTTCATCGAAGCCCTCGTGCCCTGGGTCTTCATGCTGGCGGTCAGCGCGAGCAAGGGCGCCGACTACGCCCTCGCCTCGTGGGTGCCGCCGTTCTTGTTCTGTAGCGGTCTGGTCGCGCAAGTCGCGCGCTTGAGACTCTGGGCGCCGACCATCCTCGGTGTGTCGGGCGCGCTCGTCTATCCCACGCTGTACTGGGCCTTCGTGCTCGAGCGGGTTCCGCCGAGTGCCCGCGAGTTCTTGATCAACCAACCCGCGACCCAGATGGCGCGTTCGGTGACCCTGGTGATTTCGGGCGGCATCGCCACGCTGTTGGTGCTGGGTCTGCACTCGGTGGTGATGGGTGCCGAGACCGCCGCCCGGGAGCGCGAGCTCGGCGGCAAGTACCGCCTGATCCGTGACATCGCGGCGGGCGCGACCGGCTCGGTGTACGAGGGCGAGTATTGTCCAGAAGGTGGCTTCGTGCGGCGGGTCGCGATCCGGCGTTTTCATCCCCACGTCGCAGTGCACGACGAAATCATGCAAGGTTTCCGCGAAGCCGCGGACGTTGCGCAGCGGTTGGCCCACCCGAACATCGTTCAGGTCGAGGACTTCTTGCGCACGGGCGGCTCATTCTTCCTGGTCCTCGAGTGGGTCGAAGGGGTGTCCCTCGACGCGCTGAGCCGCTCGGCCCGCGCCACAGGGCGAGGATTGAATCCCGAGATCGTCGCTTATCTGGGTCTCGAGCTGTTGGCAGGTCTCGCCCACGCCCACACTGGCGCCCTGGGCGAGGACGGTGCGCCGCTGGCAGTGGTGCACGGTGATCTCTGCCCGGACGTGGTGATGGTGTCCACGGCGGGGGAGGTGAAGATTGGAGGATTTGCGGTAGCTCGCAGCCTGCGCGAGTTCAACCGGCAGAGCGCCGGCCATGTCGACTACATGGCGCCCGAGTGTGCGACGGGCGCCGCGGGACTGACGAGTGATCTGTACTCTGCCGGGGCCATTTCGTGGGAGCTGCTCCTGGGCCAGCGCAGACTGGTCGGCGAGAGCACGAGCCCGACGGGGATCCGCCTGGACCTGCCCGGAGAGTGGGACGCGTTCTTTGCCCGCGCCGTGGCGGACGCGCCAGCCTCCCGAGCCGAGAGCGCGATGGAGCTGATGGCGATGCTTGCGGCCGTACCTCGGCGCGACGCGGCTCGCACGCGGGCGGAGCTGGCGGAGCTGGTCGCGCACGTGCGCGCGAACCAGGCAGCGCGGACGGGCGTCTACGATCCGCTCGGACCCGATGGTCGCCCCGGCGTGTTCGGCTGACGCAGTCTGCTCCGGCGGAACTCAGGCGCTGGAGTCGCCGCCATCGGCTTCGACCCAGCGTTGGTAGGCCTGCGGCGGAAAGAACGCCAGCGCCAGCGCGACGGCGGAGACCGTGCCGAGCAGTGAAACGGTGCTGATTGCCCAGAGGTGCTCCCTGAGTCCAGTCCCGAACACCACGCGGTGGACGAAGCTCGTCCCGTAGGCGACCGCCGACGCGCAGGTCGCAATTCCCCAGAGCAACACCCGGTTCACTACCAGCGGTTCGGCCAGTCCGATGCTGAGCCGCAGGCGCAGCTGTCTGTAGAAGCGCAGGCACTCGAAGGCCAACCATGCGGGCGCAAGTCCCCGGGTCGCGAGCCCAATCGGAACGAAGGGGCCGGAGATCAGCTGCGAATCCGAGTAGCGCAAGTATTCCCCGGAATAGAGCTCACCCGCGAAACCCAAGCCGATGAGCGAACCGAGCAAGATCGCGAAACCGAGCGTGCCTCGGCTCTTCGGACGAAACACACGCCAGGCAAAGGCCACGAACGCACCGTGGCCCAGGCACTCGATGCCAAGGCCGATGAGCGTGAGCAGGCCTCGGAGCTCCGGCGTCCCCTGGATCAGGATCTTGGCGCCGGTGCCGACCGCAAAGCACAAGAAGCCGACGAAGAGCGTCGCCAGCGCCAGGAGCAGCTCGGGCAGCTTGCGGGTGCGCGACCACAAGACCAGGAGCCGCAGGCCGACGACCAGCGACGTGAGCATGAACACGGCCAGCCCCAGCAGACTGAGGACCTTCATCGCTTGAGCCTCCCGGTGGTCGACGAGTCGAGCCGCGCGAAGATCTCGTAGGCCGTGTCCTGGTTCGTCTCGGGGCGGCTGCGGTTACGCTCGCCGAGCTCCGCGGTGAGCGTTTGGCAAAGGTCAGAAGCTGCCTCTACTTTGCGCTTGACCAGCTGCGGCGCCAAGAGCCGGCTGAGCACCACGGTCATCTGGGGAGCGCTCACGCTGCCCGGGTCGAGTCCCACGCTCTTGAGCAGCAAACGCAGGGTGCCGCGGGCCTCGAGACGAGAGAGCGAGGTCCGAGTCTCCAGCTCGGCGCTCACCCACTCGAAGACTTCTGACTCAGCCACGCTCTCGTTTGCTCACGTTGATCAGCGCCGCTTCAGAACGGCTCCGCCGCCTCGGCCCGGTACTCCGGAGGCTCTACCATCATGACGCTGCCCTTGCGAAGCCCCTTGGCCCGCGCCTTGGCATCGTTGGCACGGCTCAGGATTTCGCGGTCCGTCAACGGGCAGTCCGGGTCGACCAGGCATGCGCCGAGGGTCAACGACAAGCGCACGTCGGTGCCGCTGAAGGTCGCTGCGCTGGCCCGGTCGCGGAGCTCTCCGAGCAGCATGCGGGCGAGGGCGACGTCGGCGTTTGGCACCAAGAGCACGTACTCGTCGCCGCCGAAGCGATAAGCGTGGGCGCGCGCGAACGCCCAGGCCTCGATCAGGCCCAGGAACGGTGTCAGCACCTTGAGGTCGACGACCGTCTCGGTGAGCTTGGCGTTCACGGCCTTGAAATCGTCGATGTCGGCGTACGCAACGATCAGGTTTGCGTCGCGCAGCCCACACTCGTGGCGGTAGTGCTTAAGATCCGGGATGAACAGGCGCGGTGCCTCGAGCACGTGGAACTTCTCGTCGAACTCCCGTGGGGCGAGCGGTGGCGCGTCCGGCATGGCCTCCGCTGCGAAACGAATGGACAAGAAGTCGGTCAGGTGAGGAATGCGCTGGGCTTTGGTGCTAGCGCACCAGGGCGCGGCCAGGAAGTCCTCGAAGCGTCGCACCTCGCGGTGAAGTGCGCTCACGATCTGTGGGTCCACGGCCTTGGACAGCGGCTCTTCCATCGACTCCGCGACGCGCCGCCGCTGGGTGAGGAGCACTCGCTTGAGCAGCCCGTCCATGGCGTCGTGGACCTGTAGGGCGCTGCTCCTCGACTCGAGCTGGCGCAGCAGTAGTTGCAGCTGCTCTCTGAGCTCTTGCACGCTGGCCGGCTGAATTCCTCGGAGCTCCCGCCCCAGGGCCTCGACGACGGTCGTCTCGAACTCGCGTGAAAAAGCCTGCACACAGTTGCGCAGGAAGGTCGCCTCACCGCGGTGGAACTCGGGCACGCTCTAGGCTGCCACATTTCAGCGGAAGATGGGACCTCGGACGCCTGCGCCCGAGCTCGGGTTCTGCTCACCTGCGGCGGAACCCCCGAGGGTCGATGTCCAGTCGCCTCAGTGTCTCGTAGAGCGCGGAGCGACCCATGCCCAGGAGCGCCGCCGCTTGCGCCACGTCACCCGCGGCTTCGGTGAGCGCGTCGGTGACGCGGCGGTTGGTCTGTTCGGCCCGGCTTGGCGGCGTGCTCTTGGGGTTTGCGAGGATCAGCAGCGGAGTCACGTCCTCTTCGGTGATCTCCGGTCGCCCCTTGCGTCGGGCAACCTCCGTCGCGGCGGCGATCACGTTGCGAAGCTCGCGCACGTTGCCCGGCCACGGATGCAACATCAGGCGTTCAAAGGCGGCGGGCGAGACCTCGGCCCCGACCGCCAACGCAAACGCCTGTGCGAGCAGCGGTACGTCCTCTCGGCGCTCCCGCAGCGGGGGCAGGCGGATGCGCAGCCCAGCCAGGCGATGCAGGAGATCACCCCGGAACGAGCCAGACTCGATCAGCTGATCGACCTCGCGGTTGGTCGCTGCCACCACGCGTGTGTCGACCGTCAGTGAGTGGTCGTCGCCCACCGGGCGGACCTCGCCGGTCTCGAGGGTGCGCAGCAGCTTGGCCTGGACCGCAGCAGGCATTTCTCCGATCTCGTCGAGGAACAGCGTGCCGCCGTGAGCCGTGCGGAAGAGCCCCGTGCGGTCCTTGGCAGCTCCCGAGAACGCGCCCCGGGCGTGACCAAAGAGCTCCGCGTCCACGAGCTCCGACGGGACCGCTGCGCAGTTCAAGGCCACGAAGGGACCGCCGCGCCCGCTGGCCTCGTGCACCAGGCGGGCGATCACTTCTTTGCCGGTCCCGGTCTCACCCAGGATCAGCACGGCGCTCTTGGTCGGCGCGATGGTGAGCACGGCCTCGCGCGCGTCGTCGAGGGAGGCGCCGCCGTAGAGGCCGGCGAGCTCACCGGGGCGCGGGCGGGCATAGGGTGCGAGATCGGCCACGACGAACAGACTGCGTCCGATGCGAATGACCGAGTGCGGGCGGGCGAGCGTGCCGGAAGTGGAGGCCGGCGCGGCGTCGACCCAGGTCCCGTTGCGGCTGCCGAGGTCGCTCACTAGGACTTGCTCCCCGCGCTGCTCGAAGCGGGCGTGGGCGCGGGACGCGCCGGCGTCGTCGAGCACGATGTCCGAGCTCTCGTCTCGTCCGACGCTGAGAGGTCTCGAGACGTCGATCAGCGTGAGTCCGTCGCCCGCGCGTGCAGGGACCAGCACCAGGCCGATTACGGGAGCGCTCCCGGCGCTGCCCACCGCGTACTGGGCGTGTTCGGTCACCGTGCGCTCGGCCACGCGACGCATCCTATCATTTGGCGGGCGAGCGTCGCGCGCGAAGGTTCAGAGCCCGAGGCCCTTGGCGATGATCTCGTTCATGACCTCGGTCGTGCCGCCGCCGATTGGCAAGAGGCGCGCATCCCGGCTCAGGCGTTCGACCCGGGTCTCACGCATGAATCCCATGCCACCGAAGATCTGCACGGCCTCGTAACAGACGCGCTGGGCGACGTCGGCGGAGAAGTTCTTTGCCATGCTGACCTCTTTGACCAGGTACTCGCCGTCGCGCACCCGCAGCGCGAGGGAGTAGTTCAGCACGCGCGCCGCCTCGACCTCGGTCGCCATCCGGGCGAGCTTGTGGCGCGTGACCTGAAAACCGACCAGGGCCCGACCGAAGGCCTGGCGCTCCTTGGCGTAGGCGATGGCGTCGTCGAGCACGATGGCGGCGGTCGCGTGGCCGTAGAACG
It encodes the following:
- a CDS encoding serine/threonine protein kinase produces the protein MAETPYVAAVAAGLDRLERVLIRVWQIVSLLGIVAGLIYAAFISRPLGFACATGSSLFLIWFVVAGHLADRGEAPAFLPHLNAFIEALVPWVFMLAVSASKGADYALASWVPPFLFCSGLVAQVARLRLWAPTILGVSGALVYPTLYWAFVLERVPPSAREFLINQPATQMARSVTLVISGGIATLLVLGLHSVVMGAETAARERELGGKYRLIRDIAAGATGSVYEGEYCPEGGFVRRVAIRRFHPHVAVHDEIMQGFREAADVAQRLAHPNIVQVEDFLRTGGSFFLVLEWVEGVSLDALSRSARATGRGLNPEIVAYLGLELLAGLAHAHTGALGEDGAPLAVVHGDLCPDVVMVSTAGEVKIGGFAVARSLREFNRQSAGHVDYMAPECATGAAGLTSDLYSAGAISWELLLGQRRLVGESTSPTGIRLDLPGEWDAFFARAVADAPASRAESAMELMAMLAAVPRRDAARTRAELAELVAHVRANQAARTGVYDPLGPDGRPGVFG
- a CDS encoding sigma-54-dependent Fis family transcriptional regulator; translated protein: MAERTVTEHAQYAVGSAGSAPVIGLVLVPARAGDGLTLIDVSRPLSVGRDESSDIVLDDAGASRAHARFEQRGEQVLVSDLGSRNGTWVDAAPASTSGTLARPHSVIRIGRSLFVVADLAPYARPRPGELAGLYGGASLDDAREAVLTIAPTKSAVLILGETGTGKEVIARLVHEASGRGGPFVALNCAAVPSELVDAELFGHARGAFSGAAKDRTGLFRTAHGGTLFLDEIGEMPAAVQAKLLRTLETGEVRPVGDDHSLTVDTRVVAATNREVDQLIESGSFRGDLLHRLAGLRIRLPPLRERREDVPLLAQAFALAVGAEVSPAAFERLMLHPWPGNVRELRNVIAAATEVARRKGRPEITEEDVTPLLILANPKSTPPSRAEQTNRRVTDALTEAAGDVAQAAALLGMGRSALYETLRRLDIDPRGFRRR
- a CDS encoding diguanylate cyclase is translated as MPEFHRGEATFLRNCVQAFSREFETTVVEALGRELRGIQPASVQELREQLQLLLRQLESRSSALQVHDAMDGLLKRVLLTQRRRVAESMEEPLSKAVDPQIVSALHREVRRFEDFLAAPWCASTKAQRIPHLTDFLSIRFAAEAMPDAPPLAPREFDEKFHVLEAPRLFIPDLKHYRHECGLRDANLIVAYADIDDFKAVNAKLTETVVDLKVLTPFLGLIEAWAFARAHAYRFGGDEYVLLVPNADVALARMLLGELRDRASAATFSGTDVRLSLTLGACLVDPDCPLTDREILSRANDAKARAKGLRKGSVMMVEPPEYRAEAAEPF